Proteins from a single region of Pseudomonas sp. 10S4:
- the speA gene encoding arginine decarboxylase, with product MSVRRTRKDDGSQWTVADSRSVYGIRHWGAGYFAINDAGRVEVRPNGPTSSPIDLFEQVDQLRKSGLSLPLLVRFPDILQDRVRQLTGAFDANIERLEYQSKYTALYPIKVNQQEAVIENIIATQDVSIGLEAGSKPELLAVLALAPKGGTIVCNGYKDREFIRLALMGQKLGHNVFIVIEKESEVGLVIEEAASLKVKPQVGLRVRLSSLASSKWADTGGEKSKFGLSAAQLLSVVERFRAAGLDQGIRLLHFHMGSQIANLADYQHGFKEAIRYYGELRNLGLPVDHIDVGGGLGVDYDGTHSRNASSINYDMDDYAGVVVGMLKEFCDAQNLPHPNIFSESGRSLTAHHAMLVVQVTDVEKHNDDVPQIDNKEELPETVQWLVDLLGPTDIEMVTETYWRATHYMSDIASQYADGKLTLAEKALAEQCYFAVCRRLHNSLKARQRSHRQVLDELNDKLADKYICNFSVFQSLPDTWAIGQVLPILPLHRLDEEPMRRAVLQDLTCDSDGKIKQYVDEQSIETSLPVHGLNDGEDYLLGIFLVGAYQEILGDMHNLFGDTDSVNIYQNADGTVYHAGIETHDTIEDMLRYVHLSPEELMTHYRDKCASARITAAERTQFLDALRLGLTRSSYLSS from the coding sequence ATGTCCGTAAGACGCACACGCAAAGACGATGGCAGCCAATGGACAGTTGCGGACAGCCGCAGTGTTTACGGAATTCGCCATTGGGGGGCCGGATATTTCGCGATCAATGACGCCGGTCGCGTCGAAGTTCGTCCGAACGGTCCGACCAGTTCGCCTATCGACCTGTTCGAGCAAGTCGACCAACTGCGCAAAAGCGGTTTGTCCTTGCCATTGCTGGTGCGGTTCCCCGATATCCTGCAAGACCGCGTGCGTCAGTTGACCGGCGCCTTCGATGCCAACATTGAACGCCTGGAATACCAGAGCAAGTACACCGCGCTGTACCCGATCAAGGTTAACCAGCAAGAAGCGGTGATCGAGAACATCATCGCCACCCAGGACGTGTCCATCGGCCTGGAAGCCGGCTCCAAGCCTGAGCTGCTCGCCGTTTTGGCCTTGGCACCGAAGGGCGGCACCATCGTCTGTAACGGTTACAAGGACCGCGAGTTCATCCGTCTGGCGCTGATGGGCCAGAAGCTCGGTCACAACGTGTTCATCGTGATCGAGAAAGAATCCGAAGTTGGCCTGGTGATCGAAGAGGCCGCCTCGCTGAAGGTCAAGCCTCAGGTTGGCCTGCGCGTGCGTCTGTCGTCCCTGGCCTCAAGCAAGTGGGCTGACACCGGTGGCGAAAAATCCAAGTTCGGTCTGTCGGCGGCGCAACTGCTGTCGGTGGTCGAGCGTTTCCGCGCAGCGGGCCTGGATCAAGGCATTCGCCTGTTGCACTTCCACATGGGTTCGCAGATCGCCAACCTGGCGGACTACCAGCATGGCTTCAAGGAAGCGATTCGTTACTACGGCGAACTGCGCAACCTCGGCCTGCCGGTGGATCACATCGACGTCGGCGGCGGTTTGGGCGTGGACTACGACGGTACGCACTCGCGTAACGCCAGTTCGATCAACTACGACATGGACGATTACGCCGGTGTCGTGGTCGGGATGCTCAAGGAATTCTGCGACGCGCAGAACCTGCCGCACCCGAACATCTTCTCCGAGAGCGGCCGCTCCCTGACCGCTCACCACGCGATGCTCGTGGTGCAGGTGACCGACGTCGAAAAGCATAACGACGACGTGCCGCAGATCGACAACAAGGAAGAACTGCCGGAAACCGTGCAGTGGCTGGTTGACCTGCTGGGCCCGACCGACATAGAGATGGTCACCGAGACCTACTGGCGCGCCACGCACTACATGAGCGACATCGCTAGCCAATACGCCGATGGCAAGCTGACCCTGGCAGAAAAAGCCCTGGCCGAGCAATGCTACTTCGCCGTCTGCCGTCGCCTGCACAACTCGTTGAAAGCCCGTCAGCGTTCCCACCGCCAGGTGCTCGACGAACTCAACGACAAGCTCGCCGACAAGTACATCTGCAACTTCTCGGTGTTCCAGAGCCTGCCGGACACTTGGGCCATCGGCCAGGTACTGCCGATCCTGCCGCTGCACCGTCTCGACGAAGAGCCGATGCGCCGTGCGGTGCTGCAAGACCTGACCTGCGACTCCGACGGCAAGATCAAGCAATACGTCGACGAGCAGAGCATCGAAACCAGTCTGCCGGTACACGGGTTGAATGACGGTGAAGACTACCTGCTGGGGATCTTCCTGGTCGGCGCTTACCAGGAAATTCTCGGCGACATGCACAACCTGTTCGGTGACACCGATTCGGTGAACATCTACCAGAACGCCGACGGCACCGTGTACCACGCCGGTATCGAAACCCACGACACCATCGAAGACATGCTGCGCTACGTGCACTTGTCGCCGGAAGAACTGATGACCCACTACCGCGACAAGTGCGCGAGTGCGCGCATCACTGCCGCCGAGCGTACCCAGTTCCTCGACGCGTTGCGCCTGGGTCTGACCCGTTCGTCTTACCTGTCTTCTTGA
- a CDS encoding contractile injection system protein, VgrG/Pvc8 family: MFDPVNEPSFRLDVAGLPDAFEVLAFTGNEAISEPFVFDVDLLINDPTLDLASLLYRAAFLQFEAAGNGIHGQLHELVQREHGSSSRLCRVRLGPKLACLAQRFIQRIFSGQSVPQILGQVLKEHGIAGKDWRLALSGEYPPRDFCTQYSESDLQFFQRLCAEERLHYHFEHSSHGHCLIVGDGQGPSCRAQTLVFQDDSGPPALCRFEVQVSAQTAPVARGRTDLTTLRSGQLMPLSGHPVREWNHLWRLIRVEHQGCQDPLLPYSNTIRAVPWEAPWVASPAVVKPKMLSLQRAWVVEVAQAQPDPSRPVAVQFDWLYQGEGAKPGHCWLPLAPELKGAAVSQWRAGAEVVVSFIEGDPDQPLITGLLRNQSAVDVVEMPQPHPTHVPPAMDGLLALLQSSEPLVLLCLLPGGGSFSHCRETICTCRAATLLGQSGVA, encoded by the coding sequence ATGTTCGATCCAGTCAACGAGCCGTCATTTCGTCTGGACGTAGCGGGCCTGCCCGACGCCTTTGAGGTCCTGGCCTTTACCGGTAATGAAGCCATCAGCGAACCGTTTGTGTTCGACGTGGACCTGCTGATCAATGATCCGACGCTGGACCTTGCTAGCCTGCTTTATCGTGCGGCGTTCTTGCAGTTTGAAGCTGCTGGTAACGGTATCCACGGGCAATTGCATGAACTCGTCCAACGTGAGCACGGCAGCTCATCCCGGCTTTGTCGTGTGCGTCTTGGGCCGAAACTGGCGTGCCTGGCCCAGCGCTTCATCCAACGCATTTTCAGCGGGCAGTCGGTGCCGCAGATTCTCGGCCAGGTACTCAAGGAACACGGCATTGCCGGTAAGGACTGGCGTCTGGCGTTGAGTGGTGAATATCCACCGCGTGATTTCTGCACGCAGTACAGCGAATCGGACCTGCAATTTTTCCAGCGTCTGTGCGCCGAAGAGCGTCTTCATTACCATTTCGAGCATTCCAGTCATGGGCACTGCTTGATCGTCGGTGACGGTCAGGGGCCATCGTGCCGCGCGCAAACGCTGGTGTTTCAGGACGACAGCGGGCCGCCAGCGTTGTGTCGGTTCGAGGTTCAGGTCAGCGCGCAGACGGCGCCAGTCGCCAGGGGCCGCACGGACCTGACGACGTTGCGCAGTGGTCAGTTGATGCCGCTGTCCGGTCATCCGGTCCGCGAGTGGAATCATCTGTGGCGGTTGATCCGGGTCGAGCACCAGGGCTGCCAGGATCCGTTGTTGCCCTATTCCAACACGATCCGCGCCGTGCCGTGGGAGGCGCCGTGGGTGGCGAGCCCAGCGGTGGTGAAACCGAAGATGCTCAGTTTGCAACGGGCCTGGGTGGTTGAAGTTGCACAGGCACAACCCGATCCGTCCCGCCCGGTTGCGGTGCAGTTCGACTGGCTCTATCAGGGCGAAGGGGCGAAGCCTGGACACTGTTGGCTACCATTGGCCCCTGAGCTGAAAGGCGCGGCCGTTTCGCAATGGCGGGCGGGGGCCGAGGTGGTGGTCAGTTTCATCGAGGGCGATCCGGATCAACCGCTGATCACCGGTCTGCTTCGGAACCAATCGGCTGTCGATGTGGTTGAAATGCCGCAACCGCATCCCACTCACGTGCCGCCGGCGATGGACGGTTTGCTGGCCTTGCTGCAATCCAGCGAGCCGTTGGTGTTGCTGTGCCTGCTGCCCGGTGGCGGAAGTTTCAGTCATTGTCGGGAGACGATTTGCACCTGCCGGGCGGCGACGCTATTGGGTCAGAGCGGTGTAGCATGA
- a CDS encoding DUF4123 domain-containing protein: protein MSDVQAPDPTSQWLLLDVPGAPRAAATLQQRFADVRRFWLFEGTELHPLREQGPALVELQDCPALTELCYSEPHTWQGLLVVSEASAAPLLAHLRRMLTVTLGLHHRALLSYYNPHCASYFFDACDAEELSRWLGPITQLRWFGGTWADRAIGSQGWQQLLNPGLAVRPLAVEETLSPRQREKLQTCLLEQHAWYWSRSTGTEYNRLWSHVQEGLALGFSERPVLDGWLWLRLQYPGALPAQPLPGLTQQERLDNLRNRWQSDQP from the coding sequence ATGAGCGACGTTCAGGCGCCTGATCCGACCTCACAATGGCTGTTGCTGGATGTGCCGGGTGCACCTAGGGCGGCGGCGACCTTGCAGCAGCGGTTTGCCGATGTTCGCCGGTTCTGGTTGTTCGAAGGGACGGAGTTGCACCCGTTGCGCGAGCAAGGCCCCGCCCTGGTCGAGTTGCAGGACTGCCCGGCGTTGACCGAACTTTGCTACAGCGAGCCGCATACCTGGCAAGGTTTGCTGGTGGTCAGTGAGGCGTCGGCGGCGCCGTTGCTGGCGCATTTACGTCGCATGCTCACGGTCACGCTCGGCCTGCATCACCGGGCGCTACTGAGTTATTACAACCCGCACTGCGCCAGCTACTTTTTCGATGCCTGTGATGCCGAGGAACTGAGCCGCTGGCTCGGGCCCATCACTCAGTTACGCTGGTTCGGCGGAACCTGGGCCGACCGGGCGATTGGCAGCCAGGGCTGGCAGCAGTTGCTCAATCCGGGGCTGGCGGTCCGCCCGTTGGCGGTCGAAGAAACCCTCAGCCCTCGTCAGCGGGAAAAACTGCAAACCTGCCTGCTGGAGCAACATGCCTGGTACTGGAGCCGATCCACCGGCACCGAATACAACCGCCTGTGGTCCCATGTGCAGGAGGGCTTGGCGCTGGGTTTCAGCGAACGCCCGGTTCTGGATGGCTGGTTATGGCTACGCTTGCAGTACCCCGGTGCTTTGCCTGCCCAACCTTTGCCGGGGCTGACCCAGCAGGAGCGGCTCGATAACCTGCGCAACCGGTGGCAGAGCGATCAACCCTGA
- a CDS encoding alpha/beta hydrolase gives MASTTLRLFKVLIGGFLLAVMTACSPLKMLNALTPDGTFDKTEGIAYGSDARQKLDVYVPRHAVENAPVVVFFYGGSWNSGSRSDYSFVGEALASRGIVAVLADYRLYPQVRYPSFLEDGAKAVAWTHEHIRQFSGDPKRLYLMGHSSGAYNVAMLALEPQLLGAVGMSPHDLSGWIGLAGPYDFLPIKNPEVRPVFFWPDSPPQSQPINHVSRGAPPALLMASRDDDVVNPTRNTGGLASKLRAAGVPVQDLYYSRTSHATLVATLSRPMRGLAPVLDEVTSFVNATPTQ, from the coding sequence ATGGCGAGCACAACCCTGCGACTGTTCAAGGTGTTGATCGGCGGCTTTTTACTGGCTGTGATGACCGCGTGCTCGCCACTGAAAATGCTCAACGCGTTGACCCCCGACGGCACCTTCGACAAGACCGAAGGCATTGCTTATGGAAGTGATGCACGGCAGAAGCTCGATGTGTATGTGCCCCGGCACGCGGTGGAAAACGCTCCGGTGGTGGTGTTTTTCTATGGTGGCAGTTGGAACAGCGGCTCTCGCAGCGATTACAGCTTTGTCGGCGAAGCGCTGGCGTCCCGTGGGATTGTCGCGGTGCTGGCGGACTATCGGTTGTATCCGCAGGTGCGCTATCCGTCATTCCTTGAGGATGGCGCCAAGGCTGTGGCCTGGACCCACGAACACATTCGCCAGTTTTCCGGTGACCCTAAACGGTTGTACCTGATGGGCCACAGTTCCGGGGCCTACAACGTCGCGATGTTGGCGCTGGAGCCGCAATTGCTGGGGGCCGTGGGGATGTCGCCACATGATCTGAGTGGCTGGATCGGTCTCGCCGGGCCGTATGACTTCCTGCCGATCAAGAATCCCGAGGTGCGCCCGGTGTTTTTCTGGCCGGACTCACCGCCACAATCCCAACCGATCAATCACGTCAGTCGCGGCGCGCCGCCAGCCTTGTTGATGGCGTCGAGGGACGATGACGTGGTCAACCCAACCCGCAACACTGGCGGTCTGGCGAGCAAACTGCGCGCCGCCGGGGTGCCGGTTCAGGACCTGTACTATTCGCGCACCAGCCACGCCACGCTGGTGGCGACGCTGTCCCGGCCCATGCGCGGATTGGCGCCGGTGCTGGATGAAGTCACGTCCTTCGTCAATGCCACGCCAACTCAGTGA
- a CDS encoding MATE family efflux transporter, giving the protein MSNLIADWRDRPTHRKVWALAAPMILSNISVPLVALVDSTVIGHLPHAHQLGAVAVGASLYTFLAWGMGFLRMGTTGFAAQATGRGDGAALRQILLQGLLLAMGLSIVLGAAGVPLSGVALHFMQPSAELDQLTREFFHTRLFGLPAALASYALVGWFLGTQNARAPLAILLSTNLVNIALNLWFVLGLDWGVVGAARASVIAEWTGALIGLFMTRKALRAYPGHIAWAALALWQSWRPLLAVNRDIFIRSLALQSVFFLITVQGARLGDATVAANALLLNGLLLTAHALDGLAHAVEALCGHAIGAGDRQSLRRSLVVATGWSLLASLGFAALFLFAGHLFIEMQTNIQSVRDTAFIYLPYLAALPLLAVWSYLLDGLFIGATRAREMRNGMLLTVLLLLPFAWALQGLGNHGLWITFLLFMVLRSLTLGAFAWYLRQNDGWFAGRAH; this is encoded by the coding sequence ATGTCCAACCTGATCGCCGACTGGCGCGACCGCCCGACCCATCGCAAGGTCTGGGCACTCGCCGCGCCCATGATCCTCTCGAACATTTCCGTACCGCTGGTGGCGCTGGTCGACAGTACCGTCATCGGGCACTTGCCCCACGCCCATCAGTTGGGTGCCGTCGCCGTGGGCGCCAGCCTGTACACCTTTCTGGCCTGGGGCATGGGTTTCCTGCGCATGGGCACGACCGGTTTCGCCGCCCAAGCGACCGGCCGTGGGGATGGCGCGGCGTTGCGGCAGATTTTGTTGCAGGGGCTGTTGTTGGCGATGGGGTTGTCGATTGTGCTGGGGGCGGCGGGGGTTCCGTTGAGCGGCGTGGCGCTGCACTTCATGCAACCCTCGGCAGAACTGGATCAACTGACCCGCGAATTTTTCCACACCCGACTGTTCGGCCTGCCCGCGGCGCTGGCCAGTTATGCGCTGGTGGGCTGGTTCCTCGGTACCCAGAACGCCCGGGCACCGCTGGCGATTCTGCTGAGCACCAACCTGGTGAACATCGCGCTGAACCTGTGGTTCGTCCTCGGGCTCGATTGGGGCGTGGTCGGCGCGGCCCGAGCGTCGGTGATCGCCGAATGGACCGGCGCCCTGATCGGCCTGTTCATGACCCGCAAAGCCCTGCGCGCCTATCCGGGCCACATCGCCTGGGCCGCCCTCGCGCTATGGCAGAGCTGGCGCCCGCTGCTGGCGGTCAACCGCGATATTTTCATCCGTAGCCTGGCGCTGCAATCGGTGTTTTTCCTGATTACCGTGCAAGGTGCGCGGCTGGGTGATGCCACGGTCGCCGCCAATGCGCTGCTGCTCAATGGTTTGCTGCTGACCGCCCACGCCCTCGATGGCCTCGCCCATGCGGTGGAAGCCCTGTGCGGCCACGCCATCGGCGCTGGCGATCGACAATCTCTGCGCCGTTCATTGGTGGTAGCCACCGGTTGGTCGTTGTTGGCAAGTCTGGGCTTTGCCGCACTGTTTCTGTTTGCCGGGCATTTGTTCATCGAGATGCAGACCAACATCCAGAGCGTGCGTGACACCGCATTCATCTACCTGCCCTACCTCGCCGCCCTGCCGCTGCTCGCGGTCTGGAGCTACTTGCTGGACGGGCTGTTTATCGGCGCCACCCGGGCCCGGGAAATGCGCAATGGCATGTTGTTGACGGTGCTGCTGTTGCTGCCGTTCGCCTGGGCGCTACAAGGTCTGGGCAACCACGGGCTGTGGATAACATTCCTGTTGTTTATGGTACTGCGCAGCCTGACCCTCGGCGCCTTTGCCTGGTACTTGCGCCAGAACGACGGCTGGTTTGCCGGTCGCGCTCACTGA
- a CDS encoding MazG-like family protein: protein MNLVELTERLHAIRDRNDWRQFHSPKNLAMAASVEMSELVEIFQWLTEDQSRQLPADKLAHAGQEVGDIVLYLLLLCSELGLDMNEVVRSKLADSERRFS, encoded by the coding sequence ATGAACCTTGTTGAACTGACCGAACGCCTGCACGCCATCCGTGACCGCAATGACTGGCGGCAATTTCACAGCCCGAAAAACCTGGCCATGGCCGCGAGCGTGGAAATGTCCGAGCTGGTGGAGATCTTCCAGTGGCTGACCGAAGACCAGTCGCGGCAATTGCCGGCAGACAAACTCGCCCACGCCGGGCAGGAAGTCGGTGACATCGTGCTCTATCTATTATTGCTGTGCAGCGAGTTGGGATTGGACATGAACGAAGTAGTGCGCAGCAAACTTGCGGACAGCGAACGGCGGTTCAGCTGA
- a CDS encoding methyltransferase domain-containing protein — MSDRHFDQLATRFAEKIYGGAKGAIRLAVLQADLAETLPDRPLRVLDIGAGLGHMSLWLAQRGHDVTLAEPAAPMLEGARQRFADAGQTATFIQAPWQELLGQLTEPYDLVLCHAVLEWLAEPHAILPVLHQLTTKDGWLSLAFYNRDALIYRNLLKGHFRKMRKNDMAGEKQSLTPQQPLDPRELAAQLEGMWQVETQSGVRVFHDYMPVEFQARAELVDLLEMELAHRRHPSFAGLGRYLHWICRPV, encoded by the coding sequence ATGAGCGACCGTCATTTCGATCAGTTGGCGACCCGGTTTGCCGAAAAAATCTACGGCGGGGCCAAAGGCGCGATTCGTCTGGCGGTGCTGCAAGCCGACCTGGCCGAAACCCTGCCGGACCGGCCGCTGCGCGTCCTGGACATCGGTGCCGGGCTTGGCCACATGTCGTTGTGGCTGGCCCAGCGCGGCCACGACGTCACCCTCGCCGAACCGGCCGCACCGATGCTCGAAGGCGCTCGCCAACGCTTCGCTGACGCAGGTCAGACGGCGACCTTCATTCAAGCGCCATGGCAGGAATTGCTCGGTCAACTCACCGAACCCTACGACCTGGTGCTGTGTCACGCCGTGCTGGAATGGCTGGCCGAACCCCACGCGATCCTGCCGGTATTGCATCAACTCACCACCAAGGACGGCTGGTTGTCCCTGGCGTTCTATAACCGCGATGCGTTGATCTACCGCAACCTGCTCAAGGGCCACTTCCGCAAAATGCGCAAGAACGACATGGCCGGCGAGAAGCAGAGCCTGACCCCGCAGCAGCCCCTCGATCCCCGGGAACTGGCGGCGCAACTTGAAGGTATGTGGCAGGTCGAAACCCAGAGCGGGGTGCGGGTTTTTCACGACTACATGCCGGTGGAGTTCCAGGCCCGCGCCGAACTGGTGGACTTGCTGGAAATGGAACTGGCCCACCGTCGTCACCCAAGCTTTGCCGGGCTTGGGCGTTACTTGCACTGGATCTGTCGGCCGGTCTGA
- a CDS encoding DUF4136 domain-containing protein, with protein MKARSGLLLMCLGLAACQGSNPYVATSNPLPPAPPQAANTFDRSAYPAAPRDYGRYRSWAWLNGQLPPGSAWADSAQVAEAVSNALDQRGLRPLHENRPPDLLVSANLHLETRLRQVQDDAGYYGGGYGGYNRYGGGYGMYETVPVVRTYQEQVVVVRVDLFDAGTGQPVWSASAETANQGNQSQRADAIREAVEKAMSAYPPG; from the coding sequence ATGAAAGCGCGTTCAGGATTACTGCTGATGTGCCTGGGGTTGGCGGCCTGCCAGGGCAGCAACCCTTATGTGGCGACGTCCAATCCCTTGCCGCCGGCGCCGCCACAAGCGGCGAATACCTTCGACCGCAGCGCCTACCCGGCAGCGCCTCGGGACTACGGGCGCTACCGCAGTTGGGCCTGGCTCAACGGGCAATTGCCACCGGGCTCGGCCTGGGCGGATTCGGCGCAAGTGGCCGAAGCGGTCAGCAACGCCCTCGACCAGCGCGGCTTGCGCCCGTTGCACGAAAACCGCCCGCCTGACTTGTTGGTCAGCGCCAACCTGCACCTGGAAACCCGTTTGCGTCAGGTTCAGGACGACGCCGGTTACTACGGCGGCGGTTATGGCGGCTACAACCGATATGGCGGTGGTTACGGCATGTACGAAACCGTGCCGGTGGTTCGCACTTACCAGGAACAGGTTGTGGTGGTGCGCGTCGACCTGTTCGACGCTGGCACCGGTCAACCGGTCTGGAGCGCGAGCGCCGAAACCGCTAACCAGGGCAATCAAAGTCAGCGCGCCGATGCGATACGGGAAGCTGTAGAAAAAGCGATGTCGGCGTATCCTCCTGGTTGA
- a CDS encoding DUF4136 domain-containing protein produces the protein MFRRLALLAMAVLLSACAAHQVNHDFDASRDFAAYRSWSWKEPALQYRPDDPRIKSDLTEQRIRQAVADQLDQRGLRPVAAGSKGDVNVQAYLIIEDRQQQVTTNYGGGWGSPWNGYWAAPMYNETRNITYKVATIQIDLLDGKDGKLVWRGSDEQMLSSTPNPADRSKAVNETVGRILANYPPR, from the coding sequence ATGTTCCGCCGCCTCGCATTACTGGCCATGGCCGTGTTGCTCAGTGCCTGCGCCGCCCACCAGGTCAATCATGACTTCGACGCCAGCCGCGACTTCGCCGCTTATCGCAGTTGGAGCTGGAAAGAACCCGCCCTGCAATACCGCCCCGATGATCCACGGATCAAGAGCGACCTGACCGAACAGCGCATTCGCCAGGCCGTTGCCGATCAGTTGGATCAGCGCGGCTTGCGTCCGGTCGCCGCGGGCAGCAAAGGTGATGTGAACGTGCAGGCCTACCTGATCATCGAAGACCGTCAGCAACAGGTGACTACCAACTACGGCGGCGGTTGGGGTAGCCCATGGAACGGCTACTGGGCCGCGCCGATGTACAACGAAACCCGCAACATCACCTACAAAGTGGCAACCATCCAGATCGACCTGCTCGATGGCAAGGACGGCAAACTGGTGTGGCGTGGCAGCGACGAGCAAATGCTCAGCAGCACGCCCAACCCGGCCGATCGCAGCAAAGCTGTGAACGAAACAGTGGGCCGGATCCTGGCCAACTACCCACCCAGATAA